GCCAGCGCCAGTTCGACCTCGGCAAGACGCCGCTGGCCAAGCTCAACGTCGAGCTGTTCTCGACCGGCGAGGAAAGCTTCCTGCTGCGCGCCGGCGACGAGATGTGGCAGGTCGATGCCCAGAGCTGCACCCAGTTGCCGCCACCTTCCGACAATGTGCAGGCCCAGCCGATCGGCGTGTTCCACTTCGATAGTGCGAAGAAGCTGGTGTTCGAGCGTGCGGAAGGTGCTGTCGCTTCTTCGCAATAAGCTGGCCGCTTGTCCAGGCCGTGCCGCTCACGGCCGCAGCCAGCCGCGCGCGATCGGACGCGCCAGCAGGTGCCGGTACAGCGTGCCCAGCGCCGCCGTCAGCGACGCGCACAGCGCATCCACCAGGCGCGTGTGGAACAGCAGGGTCACGCCCAGCGCCACGGCCAGTGCGCCCAGCATGTCCATCGGCCAGTGCACGCCAAGGAAGACGCGCGCCCACGCCACCACGAAGGCCAGCGGCAGCAGCGAGCGGCCGAAGCGCTTCGCCGCCGGCACGCTGCTGGCGGCCAGCACCAGCGCCACGGTGAACATGATGGTCCCGTGGTCGCTCGGAAAGGAGCTGTCCGGCGCATGGTGCATGAAGCTGTGGCCGGCGCCGGCGGCGAAGGGACGCGCGTGGTACCACAGCAGGCCGATCACGGCATTGATGCCCAGCGCGCAGCCGGTCGCCGCCAGCGCCTTCACGGCCGCCTCGCGCTGTGCGCCGACGCCGCTCATCCACAGGCCGAGCAGGCCGATCGGCACCAGCAGGATCAGCCATTCGGCGCAGAACAGGGCCAGCTCCAGGCGCCAGCCATGCAGGCCGACGTTGGCGTTGACCATGGAAAACCACAGCAAATTGATGTTCTCGAGCATGATAATTGATGAGCGTATGACAAAGCTCGACTTTATCAGCTCAGCAGTGGGAACTTAAACACGCGTGCGCAAACTTAAGGCACGCCTAAATTTAGCCGAGTTCGCTGTCCAGGTGCGCCATCTGATTGGGGTTGTAGCGCGCCCCGGCCGCCGCGTCCGGCGGCACGATGGCTTCCAGGCGCGCGAGATCCTCGGGCCTGAGCTTGAGGTCGAGGGCGCCCAGGGCTTCCTGCAGGCGATCGCGGCGGCGCGCACCGACCAGCGGCACGATGTCCGCTCCCTGCGCCGCCACCCAGGCGATCGCCAGTTGCGCCACGCTCGCGCCCAGCTCCTGCGCCAGCGCGCGCAGGCGCTCGACCAGGGCCAGGTTGGCTTCCAGGTTCTCGCCCTGGAAGCGCGGACTGGCCAGGCCGCGGAAATCCTTTTCGCCCTGCCGCTCCTTCGACCAGTGTCCGCTGATCAGGCCGCGCGACAGCACGCCATAGGCCGTGATGCCGATCCCGAGTTCGCGCGCTGCCGGCAGGATCGCCCGCTCGATGCCGCGCGAGATCATCGAGTACTCGATCTGCAGGTCGCTGATCGGGTGCACGCGGCTGGCGCGGCGCAGGGTCTCGGCGCCGACTTCGGACAGGCCGATGTGGCGCACGTAACCGGCCTTGACCAGGTCGGCGATCGCACCCACGGTGTCCTCGATCGGCACGGCCGGGTCCAGGCGCGCGGGACGGTAGATGTCGATGTAGTCGGTGCCCAGGCGCTTCAGGCTGTAGGCGACGAAGTTGCGCACCGCCTGCGGCCGGCAGTCGTAGCCGCTCCAGGAACCGTCCGGGCCGCGCAGGGCGCCGAACTTGACGCTGATCTGCACGCTCTCGCGCGGCCGCCCGGCCAGCGCCTCGCGGATCAGCAGCTCGTTGTGGCCCATGCCGTAGAAATCGCCCGTGTCGAGCAGGAGAATGCCGGCGTCGAGGGCGGCGTGGATGGTGGCGATGCTCTCGGCACGGTCGGCCGGGCCATAGAGGTCCGACATGCCCATGCAGCCGAGGCCAAGGCGAGAAGTGTCCGGACCGTGATGGCCCAGCTTGGTACGCAGCATGATTTCCCCCCGTGGCCTTAAAAACCTGCTGCGCGTTGCATTTTTGTCCTGCGATGCTCGCTGTACTGTCGTACAGCTGCGCTTCTCGGGCAAAACTGCTGCCGCTCGCGACGGTTTTTTGCGGCCACTTTAACGTTGTCCGGTCAGCTGGCGCAGCCGCGCGATCTCGGTGCTGCGCCCCAGGCGTTCAAGGGCGCTTTCGAGCAGGGTGCGGTCGCCATCGCGCAGCATAGTCCATTGCGTGAAATACTCGTGCACGGTTCGCCAGGGCGGGAACTCGGGCGGCATGCTGCGCCAGGCGCTGCCGGTATGCAGGAAATACAGGACGGCGCAGAAGACATCGTACAGGTCGTGCTTGCGCGGCCGGGTCTTGCGACGGGCCGCTTCCAGCATCTCACGGACGGAGTCGAACTGCTCGCGCGTTACATCGCTAGGAAAGGTTGGCCTGTTCATGTCGTTCGCCTCAAATGACAATTGGAGACGCGTGATCCGGAACGGTTCCCGACCAGGACATGATGACTTGGTAATTCCGACCATGTGGCCGGACGGTGAATCTCCGTAAATACAGTGTAGCAGCGGATTCCGAACAATGCTGCGTTTTTTTACAACACAACGGAAGGATATTGGGCGACGCGCGGCCGCCCGGAAGGACTCGCGTTTGTCAGGCGATCAGTCGCGGGCCAGCGACAGGAACTCGGTGCGCAGCGCCAGGTTCGGCTGCAGTTCGCCCAGCATGGCCGAGGTGATGGTTTCTTCGCCGGGAGTACGGATGCCGCGGCTTTCCATGCACATGTGGCGGCACTTGATGACCACGCCGACAGCCTTCGGTTCCAGCACTTCCATCAGCGTATTCGCGATCTGGACCGTCAGGCGCTCCTGCACCTGCAGGCGCTTGGAGAACACGTCGACCAGGCGGGTCAGCTTCGACAGGCCGACGATTTTGCCGTTCGGCAGATAACCGACGGTGGCCTTGCCGAAGAACGGGGCCAGATGGTGCTCGCAGTGGCTGTAGACCGGGATGCCGCGCACCACGATCAGCTCGTTGTATTGCTCAGCGCCATCCTCGAAGGCCTTGAGGATCTCGACCGGGTCCTGCTCGTAGCCGGAAGTCCAGTGCTTCCAGGCCTTGGCGACGCGCGCCGGGGTCTCGTGCAGGCCGGGACGGTTGGGATCTTCGCCGAGGCTGGCAAG
This window of the Massilia sp. WG5 genome carries:
- the folE gene encoding GTP cyclohydrolase I FolE gives rise to the protein MSDKEVFTENDWRRLLASLGEDPNRPGLHETPARVAKAWKHWTSGYEQDPVEILKAFEDGAEQYNELIVVRGIPVYSHCEHHLAPFFGKATVGYLPNGKIVGLSKLTRLVDVFSKRLQVQERLTVQIANTLMEVLEPKAVGVVIKCRHMCMESRGIRTPGEETITSAMLGELQPNLALRTEFLSLARD
- a CDS encoding phosphatase PAP2 family protein, whose protein sequence is MLENINLLWFSMVNANVGLHGWRLELALFCAEWLILLVPIGLLGLWMSGVGAQREAAVKALAATGCALGINAVIGLLWYHARPFAAGAGHSFMHHAPDSSFPSDHGTIMFTVALVLAASSVPAAKRFGRSLLPLAFVVAWARVFLGVHWPMDMLGALAVALGVTLLFHTRLVDALCASLTAALGTLYRHLLARPIARGWLRP
- a CDS encoding aldo/keto reductase; translation: MLRTKLGHHGPDTSRLGLGCMGMSDLYGPADRAESIATIHAALDAGILLLDTGDFYGMGHNELLIREALAGRPRESVQISVKFGALRGPDGSWSGYDCRPQAVRNFVAYSLKRLGTDYIDIYRPARLDPAVPIEDTVGAIADLVKAGYVRHIGLSEVGAETLRRASRVHPISDLQIEYSMISRGIERAILPAARELGIGITAYGVLSRGLISGHWSKERQGEKDFRGLASPRFQGENLEANLALVERLRALAQELGASVAQLAIAWVAAQGADIVPLVGARRRDRLQEALGALDLKLRPEDLARLEAIVPPDAAAGARYNPNQMAHLDSELG